The sequence CTCTCATCAAGGAAGTGTTGGCTCGCTCTAAAATAGACCCTAGCTTGATCGAGGATGTATGCTTGGGAAATGTAAGGCATCATCCGTCAGCCCAGTTTATGAGCGATGTTGACCTCTTTTGCTTCATTTCTAGGCTCTCAATGGAAAGGCATCCTATCTTACCCGTACCGCTGCTCTCGCTGCTGGCATCCCACACACCGCTGGCGCCGCTGCCGTTAGCAGGTTTTGCTCATCCGGCTTGAAAGCCATCCAGGATGTTGCCTACCAGATCTCCCAAGGTTCCATCGACGTCGGTATCGCCCTCGGCGGAGAGTCGATGTCTCTTTCTCCCGACAGAGGCTTCCAGCCTGTTGATAACGAGGTTATGAAGTGCCAGGAGGCGCAGGACTGCACACAGCCCATGGGTCAGACATCAGAGAATGTCGGTGATGATTTCAACATCACCCGTGAGATGCAGGACCGCTACTCTGTGGAGTCCTTCAGAAGAGCCGAGGTCGCCCAGAAGTCAGGTTGGTTCGACGATGAAATTGTTCCCATTACGACAACTGTCAAGGATCCAAAGACTGGAGAAGTCAAGCAAATCGTCGTCTCTCGGGACGAGGGTCCTCGCTACGGCACCACCTACGAGGGCTTGAGCAAGATCCGTCCTGCATTCCCCCAGTTTGGAAATAAGACCACTGGTGGTAATGCCAGTCAGATCAGCGACGGAGGTATGCGGCCTTTTTTTATCTAACCAATCCACTTTTGACACACTCACTCGCTAACACCTGATAGTCGCTGCTGTTCTCCTTATGAAACGTTCCAAGGCCATTGAACTCGGTCAGCCCATCCTTGCCAAATTCGTTGGAGCCACCGTTGCTGGTGTTCCTCCAAGAATTATGGGTATCGGTCCTACCGCTGCCATCCCCAAGCTGCTCTCCAAGTTCAACCTCCGCAAGGACGATGTTGACATCTTCGAAATCAACGAGGCTTTTGCCTCCATGGCTGTGTATTGCGTTGACACACTTGGCCTCGACCACGCTAAGGTGAATCCTCGTGGTGGTGCCATTGCCTTGGGTCATCCTCTTGGATGCACGGGTGCAAGACAGGTTGTTACCATTTTGAGCGAGGCAAAGAGAACCAAGGCAAAGGTCCTTGTGACAAGTATGTGTATTGGAACTGGCCAGGGCATGGCTGGTTTGTTTATAAATGAGCAGAATTAAGCAAGATACAAGAAGTTATGATGTGTGAtgttattttttttctctttcatAATGTATGTATGTGGTTGGGTTAAGCAACGAGATGCTAGTTATGAGGGTATATATACGAAGTTTACCGCCATCCAAAATGGCATGGTATCACAAAAACAAATA is a genomic window of Coccidioides posadasii str. Silveira chromosome 3, complete sequence containing:
- a CDS encoding uncharacterized protein (EggNog:ENOG410PJ8U~COG:I~BUSCO:7345at33183); translation: MALERLNAVLQQLKPGTGGSSVVNKLCEKNPDDVVITVAVRSAMTKGFKGGFKDTDLDMLVYALIKEVLARSKIDPSLIEDVCLGNALNGKASYLTRTAALAAGIPHTAGAAAVSRFCSSGLKAIQDVAYQISQGSIDVGIALGGESMSLSPDRGFQPVDNEVMKCQEAQDCTQPMGQTSENVGDDFNITREMQDRYSVESFRRAEVAQKSGWFDDEIVPITTTVKDPKTGEVKQIVVSRDEGPRYGTTYEGLSKIRPAFPQFGNKTTGGNASQISDGVAAVLLMKRSKAIELGQPILAKFVGATVAGVPPRIMGIGPTAAIPKLLSKFNLRKDDVDIFEINEAFASMAVYCVDTLGLDHAKVNPRGGAIALGHPLGCTGARQVVTILSEAKRTKAKVLVTSMCIGTGQGMAGLFINEQN